Proteins from one Longimicrobium sp. genomic window:
- a CDS encoding ABC transporter substrate-binding protein: MRGHTWGRRTAALTTVMLAFAMAACGGGGGDQKAQGPAGEDAPAANFKTFTGHAPGGSLIVLAEGDPDDLNPLTYDSNTAYQLVHLMFRALGRRDSTLVTYTPDLLQGWEQPDSATVLLKVRPGLKWHDGRPVTANDVVFTIERQKDPKTASPRTADVAGVETVRATDSMTVEVKLNRTGPSTLNALLEVVPVPRHLLESVAPEALRHAPFSSNPVGNGLFRFGTWQKGQQVTVVANEDAPEGRPALDRIVVRNVPEPTARLTELMN; the protein is encoded by the coding sequence ATGCGGGGACACACGTGGGGGCGGCGGACGGCCGCGTTGACGACGGTGATGCTGGCGTTCGCCATGGCGGCGTGCGGCGGCGGCGGGGGAGACCAGAAGGCGCAGGGGCCGGCGGGTGAGGACGCCCCCGCGGCCAACTTCAAGACGTTCACGGGCCACGCCCCCGGCGGCAGCCTGATCGTGCTGGCCGAGGGCGACCCCGACGACCTGAACCCGCTGACCTACGACAGCAACACCGCGTATCAATTGGTGCACCTGATGTTCCGCGCGCTGGGCCGGCGCGACAGCACGCTGGTCACCTACACGCCGGACCTGCTGCAGGGGTGGGAGCAGCCCGACAGCGCCACCGTGCTGCTGAAGGTGCGCCCCGGCCTCAAGTGGCACGACGGGCGGCCGGTGACGGCGAACGACGTCGTCTTTACCATCGAGCGGCAGAAGGACCCCAAGACAGCGTCGCCCCGCACGGCCGACGTGGCGGGGGTGGAGACCGTTCGGGCCACGGACAGCATGACGGTGGAGGTGAAGCTCAACCGCACGGGGCCGTCCACCCTGAACGCGCTGCTGGAGGTGGTGCCGGTTCCCAGGCACCTGCTGGAATCCGTCGCGCCCGAGGCGCTGCGCCACGCCCCCTTCAGCAGCAACCCGGTGGGCAACGGGCTCTTCCGCTTCGGCACCTGGCAGAAAGGGCAGCAGGTGACGGTGGTGGCCAACGAGGACGCGCCCGAGGGACGGCCCGCGCTGGACCGCATCGTCGTCCGCAACGTTCCCGAGCCCACGGCCCGACTGACGGAGCTGATGAACG